A region of Piscinibacter gummiphilus DNA encodes the following proteins:
- a CDS encoding TRAP transporter substrate-binding protein, with amino-acid sequence MKTLLLPILLAAACGAQAAEFRSADVHNSDDYPTVAAVRYMSEQLDKRSSGRYKIKVFNKSALGNEKETLDQVKIGALEMNRVNISTLNAICPKSLVPTMPFLFDSTAHMRKKLDGPIGEEILKGCESQGLVGLAFYDSGSRSIYAKKPVRSLADAKGLKIRVQPSDLWVAVAAAMGANATPMPTGEVYTALKTGLIDAAENNVPSYEGFKHYEAVKVYSRTEHSMAPEVLLISKAVFDRMSAADQELFRSTAKASVQFQRQKWDEQEAKALDIVRKSGSQFVDDVDKAAFKAAMAPVYAKFITTPDLQRLVKAVQESK; translated from the coding sequence ATGAAAACCCTGCTCCTGCCGATCCTGCTGGCCGCCGCCTGTGGCGCCCAGGCCGCCGAGTTCCGCTCGGCCGACGTCCACAACAGCGACGACTACCCCACCGTCGCCGCGGTGCGGTACATGAGCGAGCAGCTCGACAAGCGCAGCAGCGGCCGCTACAAGATCAAGGTCTTCAACAAGAGCGCGCTCGGCAACGAGAAGGAAACGCTCGATCAGGTGAAGATCGGCGCGCTCGAGATGAACCGCGTGAACATCAGCACGCTGAACGCCATCTGTCCGAAGAGCCTCGTGCCCACCATGCCGTTCCTCTTCGACTCCACCGCGCACATGCGCAAGAAGCTCGATGGCCCCATCGGCGAGGAGATCCTCAAGGGCTGCGAGTCGCAGGGCCTCGTGGGCCTCGCGTTCTACGACAGCGGCTCGCGCTCCATCTACGCGAAGAAGCCGGTGCGCAGCCTGGCCGACGCGAAGGGCCTGAAGATCCGCGTGCAGCCGTCCGACCTGTGGGTGGCCGTGGCCGCCGCGATGGGCGCCAACGCCACGCCGATGCCCACCGGCGAGGTCTACACCGCGCTGAAGACGGGCCTGATCGACGCGGCCGAGAACAACGTGCCGTCGTACGAGGGCTTCAAGCACTACGAGGCCGTGAAGGTCTACTCGCGCACCGAACACTCGATGGCGCCCGAGGTGCTGCTGATCTCGAAGGCGGTGTTCGACCGCATGTCCGCGGCCGACCAGGAACTCTTCCGGTCCACCGCCAAGGCCTCGGTGCAGTTCCAGCGCCAGAAGTGGGACGAGCAGGAGGCCAAGGCGCTCGACATCGTGCGCAAGTCCGGCTCGCAGTTCGTGGACGACGTCGACAAGGCCGCGTTCAAGGCGGCCATGGCGCCGGTGTACGCGAAGTTCATCACGACGCCCGACCTGCAGCGGCTCGTGAAGGCCGTGCAGGAGTCCAAGTGA
- a CDS encoding TRAP transporter small permease — MDATDSAALSPVAPAIDAGPARPAADHPYNRLCARLSKACLVLAVLGLGGIILSVQAQVIGRYVFNDTPTWTEALALQLVLYVTAFGVAVGVRDAGHIGLESLVTLLPDRWRLRVEVLIHALVGLFGGILVHSSWLWTRLKWGELDPMLGMPVGIDYLSLVIAGTLVVMFSIEHILALLRGEDIVPAWH; from the coding sequence GTGGACGCGACCGACTCGGCGGCGCTGTCGCCGGTCGCGCCGGCCATCGACGCGGGCCCGGCGCGGCCCGCGGCGGACCACCCGTACAACCGCCTGTGCGCGCGGTTGAGCAAGGCGTGCCTCGTGCTGGCCGTCCTCGGGCTCGGCGGCATCATCCTGAGCGTGCAGGCCCAGGTGATCGGGCGCTACGTCTTCAACGACACGCCCACGTGGACCGAGGCGCTCGCGCTGCAGTTGGTGCTGTACGTCACCGCGTTCGGCGTGGCGGTGGGCGTGCGCGACGCGGGCCACATCGGGCTCGAATCGCTCGTGACCCTGTTGCCCGACCGCTGGCGCCTGCGCGTCGAGGTGCTCATCCACGCGCTGGTGGGCCTCTTCGGCGGCATCCTGGTGCACAGCAGCTGGCTGTGGACGCGCCTCAAGTGGGGCGAACTCGACCCGATGCTCGGCATGCCCGTGGGCATCGACTACCTGTCGCTCGTGATCGCTGGGACGCTTGTCGTGATGTTCTCGATCGAACACATCCTCGCGCTGCTGCGCGGCGAGGACATCGTCCCTGCGTGGCACTGA
- a CDS encoding TRAP transporter large permease yields MELAVLSLSFLLLLVIGVPVAFSIGLASVATVLYAGVPVPVVVQKMVGGMQVFSFLAIPFFVFAGELMLYGGIADRIVRFANALVGHVRGGLGMSNVVGCTLFGGVAGSALADVSAMGSVMIPLMKKEGYDADYAVNVTTHSALVGVLMPTSHNLIIFTLATTGIASVSVLSLILAAIVPALLLTLCNLGAAYYVAVKRGYATRGAFPGWGEVLRAFLGALPGLLIVVIILVGILSGVFTATESAATAVFWALLVTAIVYRSLDWPHFLKACAKACKTTGVVLLLIGISSAFGYFMALYEVPQKTGALMQMVSDNPLVIFFLINLLLFLLGTFLDMAATILVCTPIFLPIAMHYGMDPAQFGIVMLINCALGLNTPPVGVTQFVGCAIGGISVGQVMKSILPFYSALGLCLMLVTYVPAFSLWLPSLFK; encoded by the coding sequence ATGGAACTGGCCGTTCTCTCGCTGAGCTTCCTCCTGCTGCTGGTGATCGGCGTGCCGGTCGCCTTCTCGATCGGCCTCGCGTCGGTCGCCACCGTGCTCTACGCCGGCGTGCCGGTGCCCGTCGTCGTGCAGAAGATGGTGGGGGGCATGCAGGTGTTCTCGTTCCTCGCGATCCCGTTCTTCGTCTTCGCGGGCGAGCTGATGCTGTACGGCGGCATCGCCGACCGCATCGTGCGCTTCGCCAACGCCCTCGTGGGCCACGTGCGCGGCGGCCTCGGCATGAGCAATGTGGTGGGCTGCACACTGTTCGGCGGCGTGGCGGGCTCGGCGCTGGCCGACGTGTCCGCGATGGGGTCCGTGATGATCCCGCTGATGAAGAAGGAGGGGTACGACGCCGACTACGCCGTCAACGTCACCACCCACTCGGCGCTGGTGGGCGTGCTGATGCCCACCTCGCACAACCTGATCATCTTCACGCTGGCCACCACCGGCATCGCGTCGGTGAGCGTGCTGAGCCTGATCCTCGCGGCCATCGTCCCGGCGCTGCTGCTGACGTTGTGCAACCTGGGCGCGGCGTACTACGTGGCGGTCAAGCGCGGCTACGCGACCCGTGGCGCCTTCCCCGGCTGGGGCGAGGTGCTGCGCGCGTTCCTCGGGGCGCTGCCCGGCCTGCTGATCGTCGTGATCATCCTGGTGGGCATCCTGTCCGGCGTGTTCACAGCCACCGAGTCCGCGGCCACCGCGGTGTTCTGGGCACTGCTGGTCACCGCCATCGTGTACCGCTCGCTGGACTGGCCGCACTTCCTGAAGGCCTGCGCGAAGGCGTGCAAGACCACCGGCGTGGTGCTGCTGCTGATCGGCATCTCGTCCGCCTTCGGCTACTTCATGGCGCTGTACGAGGTGCCGCAGAAGACCGGCGCGCTGATGCAGATGGTGTCGGACAACCCGCTCGTGATCTTCTTCCTGATCAACCTGCTGCTGTTCCTGCTGGGCACCTTCCTCGACATGGCGGCGACCATCCTCGTGTGCACGCCGATCTTCCTGCCCATCGCGATGCACTACGGCATGGACCCGGCCCAGTTCGGCATCGTGATGCTGATCAACTGCGCGCTCGGGCTGAACACGCCGCCCGTCGGGGTGACGCAGTTCGTGGGCTGCGCCATCGGAGGCATCTCGGTGGGGCAGGTCATGAAGTCCATCCTGCCGTTCTACAGCGCCCTCGGCCTGTGCCTGATGCTCGTCACCTACGTGCCGGCGTTCTCGCTGTGGCTGCCCTCGCTCTTCAAGTGA